The Arabidopsis thaliana chromosome 5, partial sequence genomic interval AAGGCCCATTTAAtctattttccttttatttagATGAGTCGGCTCACAAATTAACATTTCTTTTCCTCTACTCCAAAGATATCTCGGTTCGCAAAAGTCTATTTAATTTCATAGCAATCTCACTTTTCTCTTCCCCCACCCTCAAAGATCTCTCAAAGAATGGCTTCCGCGGCTGTTGCATCGATGGTTCTTGACCCTAAAGCATCACCGGCCTTGATGGATCTATCCACCGCAGACGAAGAAGATCTCTATGGCCGCCTCAAATCGCTTGAACGACAACTAGAGTTCACCGATATCCAAGAAGAATATGTGAAAGACGAGCAAAAGAATCTCAAACGAGAGCTGTTACGAGCACAAGAAGAGGTCAAACGAATTCAATCCGTGCCTTTGGTGATAGGTCAGTTCATGGAGATGGTAGATCAGAACAACGGCATCGTCGGATCTACTACTGGCTCCAATTACTATGTCAGAATTCTCAGCACAATCAATAGAGAACTCTTAAAGCCTTCTGCTTCCGTCGCTCTTCACCGTCACTCCAACGCCCTTGTTGATGTTTTGCCTCCGGAGGCTGATTCTAGCATCTCCCTTCTCAGCCAATCTGAGAAGCCTGACGTCTCCTACAATgtaatgtttccttttttccaaATCTCGACTCTGTTTTCTGAAttaaagttagggtttttgaaaCGATCTTTGGTTTCTTATGTGGTGCTTTATCTTTTTGTGTAGGATATTGGAGGATGCGATATTCAGAAACAGGAAATTCGTGAGGCTGTTGAATTGCCTCTTACCCACCACGAGCTTTACAAACAGATTGGTATTGACCCACCTCGTGGAGTCTTGCTCTATGGACCTCCTGGTACTGGAAAGACTATGTTGGCTAAGGCTGTTGCCAATCACACAACTGCTGCCTTCATTAGGGTTGTTGGATCCGAGTTTGTGCAAAAGTATCTCGGCGAGGTATTAAAAATCATAGCTTTATTGAAGGTTTAGGTCCTATTGAGCGATTCTATTTGGTGACTAACTGGTTTTTTAATTGCAGGGACCTCGTATGGTTCGTGATGTCTTCCGTCTTGCCAAGGAAAATGC includes:
- the RPT3 gene encoding regulatory particle triple-A ATPase 3 (regulatory particle triple-A ATPase 3 (RPT3); FUNCTIONS IN: ATPase activity; INVOLVED IN: ubiquitin-dependent protein catabolic process; LOCATED IN: proteasome regulatory particle, base subcomplex, proteasome complex, cell wall, nucleus, membrane; EXPRESSED IN: 24 plant structures; EXPRESSED DURING: 16 growth stages; CONTAINS InterPro DOMAIN/s: ATPase, AAA+ type, core (InterPro:IPR003593), ATPase, AAA-type, core (InterPro:IPR003959), ATPase, AAA-type, conserved site (InterPro:IPR003960), 26S proteasome subunit P45 (InterPro:IPR005937); BEST Arabidopsis thaliana protein match is: regulatory particle AAA-ATPase 2A (TAIR:AT4G29040.1); Has 1807 Blast hits to 1807 proteins in 277 species: Archae - 0; Bacteria - 0; Metazoa - 736; Fungi - 347; Plants - 385; Viruses - 0; Other Eukaryotes - 339 (source: NCBI BLink).) encodes the protein MASAAVASMVLDPKASPALMDLSTADEEDLYGRLKSLERQLEFTDIQEEYVKDEQKNLKRELLRAQEEVKRIQSVPLVIGQFMEMVDQNNGIVGSTTGSNYYVRILSTINRELLKPSASVALHRHSNALVDVLPPEADSSISLLSQSEKPDVSYNDIGGCDIQKQEIREAVELPLTHHELYKQIGIDPPRGVLLYGPPGTGKTMLAKAVANHTTAAFIRVVGSEFVQKYLGEGPRMVRDVFRLAKENAPAIIFIDEVDAIATARFDAQTGADREVQRILMELLNQMDGFDQTVNVKVIMATNRADTLDPALLRPGRLDRKIEFPLPDRRQKRLVFQVCTSKMNLSDEVDLEDYVSRPDKISAAEIAAICQEAGMHAVRKNRYVILPKDFEKGYRANVKKPDTDFEFYK